In Vitis riparia cultivar Riparia Gloire de Montpellier isolate 1030 chromosome 19, EGFV_Vit.rip_1.0, whole genome shotgun sequence, the following proteins share a genomic window:
- the LOC117908405 gene encoding uncharacterized protein LOC117908405: protein MSGAQGAQPKEAYTATTYESVGGEENKTKLDLRSREDEGGIKVDKLQDKVEDAAGKGGPVFGAAAQQEEEEGGDKPDLGVTGTA from the coding sequence ATGTCTGGGGCACAAGGCGCACAGCCAAAGGAGGCATATACAGCAACCACATATGAGTCAGTGGGAGGAGAAGAGAACAAGACGAAGTTGGATTTGCGGTCCAGAGAAGATGAAGGGGGCATAAAGGTAGATAAATTGCAGGACAAGGTGGAGGATGCTGCTGGCAAAGGCGGGCCTGTTTTTGGTGCCGCTGcccaacaagaagaagaagaaggtggtGACAAGCCAGATTTGGGTGTTACCGGCACGGCTTag
- the LOC117908404 gene encoding uncharacterized membrane protein YuiD, producing the protein MLSHQCGMVTTMTTMMVPTSPAYQRNSFVPLSFPKPKPSSTSPFVSPTVCLSPGFDQLPEIAHNKVLIAAGVSAAIGQLSKPFTSSLLYSRKFDLGSAIQPGGFPSTHSSAVVAAATSLALERGFSDSIFGMAVVFASLVMYDAQGVRREVGNHAKTINMTLSKTRFHCNDGDDMSTTQPGKPSSNIETSPAPKRTNATLLARSPNRLRQTSSTLMSSGLDTDAEEGSKKVINPLKETVGHTEVEVLAGALLGFFVSLAVQTML; encoded by the exons ATGTTATCTCATCAGTGTGGGATGGTGACGACGATGACTACGATGATGGTGCCCACTTCTCCGGCCTACCAGAGAAATTCCTTTGTCCCTCTCTCCTTCCCAAAGCCCAAACCTTCTTCTACATCACCCTTCGTTTCTCCCACTGTCTGTCTCTCTCCCGGGTTCGATCAGCTCCCTGAAATCGCCCACAACAAG GTTCTGATAGCAGCAGGGGTTTCGGCGGCAATAGGGCAGCTCTCGAAGCCCTTTACTTCCTCTCTTCTCTACAGCCGCAAATTCGATCTTGGTTCCGCCATTCAACCAGGGGGATTTCCTTCTACCCATTCATCT GCGGTTGTGGCCGCTGCAACGTCGCTCGCTCTTGAAAG GGGGTTTTCTGACTCAATCTTTGGTATGGCTGTTGTTTTTGCTTCCCTTGTCATGTATGACGCTCAG GGAGTGAGAAGGGAAGTGGGCAATCATGCAAAAACCATAAACATGACACTTTCCAAGACACGGTTTCATTGTAATGATGGAGATGATATGTCAACCACTCAACCGGGAAAACCATCATCAAATATAGAGACTTCTCCTGCACCCAAACGAACAAATGCCACTCTATTAGCTAGATCACCCAACAGGCTGAGACAAACCAGTTCAACTCTGATGTCTTCTGGCTTAGATACTGATGCTGAAGAAGGATCAAAGAAAGTTATCAATCCATTGAAAGAAACAGTCGGCCACACTGAGGTTGAAGTCCTAGCAGGCGCCTTGCTAGGTTTCTTTGTCAGCCTGGCAGTGCAGACCATGCTATGA